The proteins below are encoded in one region of Winogradskyella helgolandensis:
- a CDS encoding CocE/NonD family hydrolase codes for MIKHCLFIVLFVVGLSSCSETKHQAIATSEVDQSEETFAKDNYTKKEVMIGMRDGIKLHTTIYTPKDTTKTYPMLMMRTPYSSRPYGENEFKTKIGPNKYLMEEGNIMVYQDVRGRWNSEGVYDNMRAYIPNKTGKQFDEASDTYDTIEWLVNNVAHNNGNVGTYGISYPGFYATYSLLDAHPALKAVSPQACIGDFFFDDFIHNGAYMLSYWRATGLFGNMKTEPTTESWYTLPDFETEDQHQFFLDHMPLSKLDKYYDSTNVFMEQLKTHVTYDEFWQSRGIIQHLKDIKPATMIVGGLFDAEDLYGPFNTYKSIEANSDNYNTVVFGPWSHGDWARNNDRQVVGNIHFGDSISDYFQKNIETKFFNHYLKGEANGDTSLAEAHMFNTGTKEWQSFETWPPENTTKEDFFMQPYERLTKQANRMLATSDFISDPMKPVPYTEDIGVGFTPRKFMTDDQRFASRRPDVLTFETEILDGDITLTGDILAKLKVSTTGTAADWIVKVIDVFPADTENTDDVQDHLKLSNYHMMVRSEVLRGRFRNSMSEPEPFVPNQKTAINLKLQDVFHTFKKGHKIQVQVQSTFFPYIDANPQTYVENIFEAKASDFQKQTHKVYNDSSIEFTVLK; via the coding sequence ATGATTAAGCATTGTCTTTTTATCGTCTTATTTGTCGTAGGATTATCTAGCTGTAGTGAAACCAAGCATCAAGCGATTGCAACTTCAGAAGTTGATCAATCTGAAGAGACATTTGCAAAAGATAATTATACCAAAAAAGAAGTGATGATTGGCATGCGCGATGGTATAAAACTGCACACCACCATTTATACTCCAAAAGATACCACAAAAACGTATCCAATGCTAATGATGCGAACGCCATACAGCTCTAGGCCTTACGGGGAAAATGAATTCAAAACCAAAATAGGTCCCAATAAATACCTGATGGAAGAAGGAAATATTATGGTGTATCAAGATGTGCGAGGTCGTTGGAATAGTGAAGGGGTTTACGATAACATGCGTGCATACATTCCGAATAAAACAGGAAAACAATTTGATGAGGCTAGTGATACTTACGATACTATTGAATGGTTAGTAAATAATGTAGCGCATAATAATGGTAATGTTGGGACTTACGGAATTTCGTACCCAGGATTCTATGCCACTTATTCGCTTTTAGATGCGCATCCTGCTTTAAAAGCGGTTTCGCCACAAGCCTGTATTGGCGATTTCTTTTTTGATGATTTTATTCATAATGGTGCATACATGTTAAGCTATTGGAGAGCAACCGGTTTATTTGGTAATATGAAAACGGAGCCAACTACAGAATCATGGTATACGTTACCTGATTTTGAAACCGAAGATCAACATCAGTTTTTCTTAGATCACATGCCATTAAGTAAATTAGATAAGTACTACGATAGTACCAATGTGTTTATGGAGCAACTGAAAACACATGTGACTTATGATGAATTTTGGCAATCTAGAGGCATTATTCAACATTTAAAAGACATTAAGCCAGCCACTATGATTGTCGGAGGATTATTTGATGCTGAAGATTTATATGGACCATTTAATACTTATAAAAGTATTGAAGCTAATAGCGATAATTACAATACGGTTGTATTTGGACCTTGGAGTCATGGGGATTGGGCTAGAAATAACGACAGACAAGTGGTAGGAAACATTCATTTTGGTGATAGTATTTCAGATTATTTTCAAAAAAATATTGAAACCAAATTCTTTAATCATTATTTAAAAGGTGAAGCTAATGGTGATACTAGTTTAGCTGAAGCACACATGTTTAATACAGGTACAAAAGAATGGCAGTCGTTTGAAACTTGGCCACCAGAAAACACAACAAAAGAAGATTTCTTTATGCAACCATACGAACGTTTAACAAAACAAGCGAATCGTATGCTGGCAACGTCAGATTTTATTAGCGACCCAATGAAACCAGTGCCATATACGGAAGATATAGGTGTTGGATTTACACCACGTAAATTCATGACAGACGATCAACGTTTTGCCTCAAGACGTCCAGATGTGTTAACCTTTGAAACTGAAATATTAGACGGAGATATCACGTTAACTGGTGATATTTTAGCAAAATTGAAGGTGTCAACAACAGGAACAGCAGCCGATTGGATTGTAAAAGTGATTGATGTATTTCCTGCAGATACTGAAAACACAGACGATGTTCAAGATCACTTAAAACTAAGCAATTACCACATGATGGTGCGAAGTGAAGTGCTACGAGGACGTTTTAGAAATAGTATGTCAGAACCAGAACCTTTTGTGCCAAATCAAAAAACAGCGATTAACTTAAAGTTGCAAGATGTGTTTCATACCTTTAAAAAAGGTCATAAAATTCAGGTACAAGTACAGAGTACATTCTTCCCGTATATCGATGCGAATCCACAGACGTACGTAGAGAATATTTTTGAAGCGAAGGCAAGTGATTTTCAAAAGCAAACCCATAAAGTGTATAATGACTCATCTATTGAGTTTACTGTGCTTAAATAA
- a CDS encoding T9SS type A sorting domain-containing protein yields MKHILLIIALLCAAISNAQLRTTSYVTVGGTGDYTNQPYVPQAKFSRTQTIYYPEQIKFNGEITGLRFFTAFSNTTTSPTPNTNLIFKIGHTTKEEFESGDGFIPDEDLTEIGITTYYANAYEFILIFDESFNYNGIDNLVIDVEDVNPGQSSSALFGWQGTENFNNPPTRSRVSITEAFDDGSTSTSVLYQNSFAKTRFDGNLQVCQTSSVASIDNVTNTTAEFTLNENTEANHYRYVITEAGEDIPESYTVTNDLTFSVSDLLPSQDYYVNVKTDCDAFGVTSGYRSYYFKTRPNALSLPYTIDFESDFARDYSIPNYGVEINAEAANESSLGLMLNGPGYPQFLNYVDYGDPFEENQDFIRTFSIDVDLTQNAIHPILKFDINQTAEAYLRVKIKAYADDNVYTGVAEDFIYNAAYDDNDFKTASIDLSQFVGELITIKLENVSKSTTRKTYLDNIQVLENDCEVITNIASVSSNNSIALNWDATAVGAYEVVAAEFEENPSVDYMPADTESYMFSELPAATSYKLFVRNSCETSHSPWSKIYASTDPEYLEPGYDNYFNDEAVLETNLFSVMHSESSKLEFVNYSVYDRLVLHQRDSNAEWVGGDATTETQAWNENKDFLTGLKFKIDGAHLSDGNVDITFNQLHHYSSTPSNSWFRILINGEQYGPSYNPTTRYQDPLTTVSVDLDSYLGGDITFELQHVGRTKDYFSFTPIGGDGAVINRIVFTGNALSIDDSEYLSVKLYPNPATSEVLIEGLQHHSELTIVDVNGRALTSFTSRDTFASLDVSEYNSGLYFVEIKSGEQLQTLKFIKQ; encoded by the coding sequence ATGAAACATATTCTTTTAATCATTGCCTTGTTATGTGCAGCTATTAGCAACGCACAACTAAGGACTACAAGTTACGTCACTGTCGGTGGTACTGGTGACTATACGAATCAACCGTATGTACCACAAGCAAAATTTTCGCGTACGCAGACCATTTATTATCCAGAGCAAATTAAATTTAATGGTGAGATTACTGGATTACGGTTTTTTACCGCGTTTTCAAACACAACGACGTCACCAACGCCAAATACCAATTTGATTTTTAAAATTGGTCATACAACCAAAGAAGAATTTGAATCTGGAGATGGATTTATTCCTGATGAAGATTTAACCGAAATCGGAATTACAACGTATTACGCTAATGCTTATGAGTTTATTCTCATTTTTGATGAGTCTTTTAACTACAATGGCATCGATAATTTAGTAATTGATGTTGAGGATGTAAATCCTGGACAATCTTCGAGTGCTTTATTTGGGTGGCAAGGCACGGAAAATTTTAATAATCCACCAACCCGAAGTAGAGTTAGTATTACAGAAGCTTTTGACGATGGTTCTACATCAACCTCAGTGTTGTATCAAAATTCATTCGCAAAAACGCGTTTCGATGGTAACTTGCAAGTCTGTCAAACCAGTTCTGTTGCAAGTATAGACAACGTTACAAATACCACGGCAGAATTCACGCTTAACGAAAATACAGAAGCAAATCATTACAGATATGTCATTACTGAAGCTGGTGAGGATATTCCTGAATCGTATACTGTAACCAATGATCTTACATTTTCAGTGTCTGACCTGTTGCCTTCACAAGATTATTATGTCAATGTAAAAACAGACTGTGATGCTTTTGGTGTGACGTCAGGTTACCGTAGTTATTATTTTAAAACCAGACCAAATGCCTTAAGTTTACCGTATACTATTGATTTTGAATCTGATTTTGCACGCGATTATTCAATACCGAATTACGGAGTAGAGATTAATGCAGAAGCTGCCAATGAGAGTAGTTTGGGATTAATGCTCAATGGTCCTGGTTATCCACAATTTCTGAACTATGTTGATTACGGTGATCCGTTTGAAGAAAATCAAGATTTTATCAGAACGTTTTCAATAGATGTCGATCTTACTCAAAATGCAATCCATCCTATACTTAAATTTGATATTAATCAAACTGCTGAAGCGTATTTACGCGTAAAAATAAAAGCCTATGCCGATGATAATGTTTACACAGGTGTTGCGGAAGATTTTATTTATAATGCAGCTTATGATGATAATGATTTTAAAACCGCTTCAATAGATTTGTCCCAATTTGTTGGCGAACTGATTACTATTAAGCTTGAAAATGTAAGTAAATCTACAACTAGAAAAACGTATTTAGATAATATTCAAGTATTAGAAAATGATTGCGAAGTCATCACTAATATAGCATCAGTAAGTAGTAATAATAGTATTGCGTTAAATTGGGATGCCACTGCTGTTGGCGCCTATGAAGTGGTTGCCGCAGAATTTGAAGAAAATCCCAGTGTAGATTATATGCCTGCGGATACGGAAAGCTATATGTTTTCAGAATTACCAGCAGCGACATCGTATAAGCTTTTTGTTCGTAATAGTTGTGAGACGTCCCATTCACCTTGGTCAAAAATATATGCGTCCACTGATCCTGAATATTTAGAACCAGGTTACGATAATTATTTTAATGATGAAGCCGTATTAGAAACTAACTTGTTTTCTGTAATGCATAGCGAATCTTCTAAATTAGAATTTGTAAATTATTCTGTTTATGATCGATTAGTGCTTCATCAACGCGACTCAAATGCAGAGTGGGTTGGAGGAGATGCTACAACGGAAACTCAAGCATGGAATGAGAATAAGGATTTTTTAACAGGTTTAAAGTTTAAAATCGATGGAGCTCATCTTTCCGACGGTAATGTAGATATTACATTCAATCAATTACATCATTATAGTTCTACCCCTTCAAATTCATGGTTTAGAATCCTCATTAATGGAGAACAATATGGTCCTAGTTATAATCCTACTACAAGATATCAAGATCCTTTAACTACGGTGAGTGTGGATTTAGATTCGTATTTGGGAGGTGATATAACCTTTGAGCTGCAACATGTTGGACGCACTAAAGATTATTTTTCATTCACGCCAATTGGAGGTGATGGTGCAGTAATTAATAGAATAGTGTTTACGGGAAATGCCTTGTCTATTGACGATTCAGAATATCTTTCAGTAAAGTTATATCCTAATCCTGCAACATCAGAAGTTCTTATTGAAGGATTGCAACACCATAGCGAACTTACTATTGTAGATGTAAATGGAAGAGCGCTTACATCGTTTACCTCGCGCGACACTTTTGCTTCATTAGATGTATCTGAATATAATTCGGGTTTATATTTTGTTGAAATTAAATCAGGAGAGCAATTACAAACATTAAAATTTATTAAACAATAA
- the ade gene encoding adenine deaminase translates to MKIKGNIVDIENRKIFKGEITIKAGKIESIVEKDCDENHFILPGFVDAHIHIESSMLVPSEFAKIAVKHGTVSTVSDPHEIANVLGVAGVEFMINNGKQTPFKFNFGAPSCVPATSFESAGAVIDSDAIKTLMENPDIKYLAEMMNYPGVIYDDAEVLKKIEWAKHYNKPVDGHAPGLRGEDLTKYISAGISTDHECFSYDEGLEKLQKGMKVIIREGSAAKNFEALIDLLDQHYENMMFCSDDKHPDDLLLGHINQLCARAVAKGIDVFKVLQSACVNPVKHYNLDVGLLNVGDDADCIVVEDLKDFKTLETYINGELVFANGVSHVKHVEFENLNNFNTDKKYVSDFRFESDAKKIRVIECLDGELVTNEIIVDSKIENGNLVSNTETDVLKMTVVNRYKNDKPAIAFIKNYGLKEGAIASSVGHDSHNIIAIGVSDEAICKAVNLLVENEGGICAVSDTEEKVVALPVAGIMSDKNAEVIGKQYSELDKMAKQLGSKLHAPYMSLSFMALLVIPALKLSDKGLFDGGKFKFTSVEAS, encoded by the coding sequence TTGAAAATAAAAGGAAACATTGTAGATATTGAGAATCGTAAAATCTTTAAAGGAGAAATTACAATTAAAGCTGGGAAAATTGAATCTATCGTAGAGAAAGATTGCGACGAAAATCATTTCATCTTACCTGGTTTTGTAGATGCACATATTCATATAGAAAGCTCAATGTTAGTACCAAGTGAGTTTGCTAAGATAGCTGTAAAACATGGTACAGTTTCTACAGTTTCAGATCCACATGAGATTGCCAATGTTCTTGGTGTTGCAGGTGTAGAGTTCATGATTAATAATGGAAAACAAACACCATTCAAATTTAATTTCGGTGCACCATCTTGTGTGCCAGCGACAAGTTTTGAGTCGGCAGGTGCTGTTATTGATTCGGACGCTATTAAAACCTTAATGGAGAATCCAGATATTAAGTATTTGGCTGAAATGATGAATTATCCTGGAGTCATTTACGATGATGCGGAAGTCTTAAAGAAAATAGAATGGGCAAAACATTATAATAAACCCGTCGATGGTCATGCACCAGGTTTAAGAGGTGAGGATTTGACCAAGTATATTTCGGCAGGGATTTCTACAGATCACGAGTGTTTTTCTTATGACGAAGGTTTAGAAAAACTACAAAAAGGAATGAAGGTGATTATCCGAGAGGGTAGTGCCGCCAAAAACTTTGAAGCCTTAATTGACTTGTTGGATCAACATTATGAAAATATGATGTTTTGTAGCGATGACAAACATCCAGACGATTTATTGTTAGGACACATTAATCAATTGTGTGCAAGAGCTGTTGCTAAAGGAATTGATGTATTTAAAGTTTTGCAGTCGGCTTGTGTAAACCCAGTGAAACATTACAATTTAGATGTGGGTTTGCTCAATGTAGGAGATGATGCAGATTGTATCGTTGTTGAAGATTTAAAAGATTTTAAAACGCTTGAAACTTATATTAATGGTGAGTTGGTATTTGCTAATGGAGTTTCGCATGTGAAGCATGTAGAATTTGAGAATTTAAATAATTTCAACACCGATAAAAAATACGTTTCAGATTTTAGATTTGAATCTGACGCCAAGAAAATTAGAGTGATTGAGTGTTTGGATGGGGAATTAGTAACCAATGAAATTATCGTAGATTCTAAGATTGAAAATGGGAATCTGGTGTCTAATACTGAAACAGATGTTTTAAAAATGACGGTTGTTAATCGTTATAAAAATGATAAACCTGCCATTGCATTCATTAAAAATTATGGACTGAAAGAAGGAGCTATTGCAAGTTCTGTAGGTCACGATTCTCATAATATAATTGCTATTGGTGTTTCGGACGAAGCGATTTGTAAAGCGGTAAATTTATTAGTAGAAAATGAAGGGGGAATTTGTGCAGTTAGTGATACAGAAGAAAAAGTAGTTGCACTGCCTGTTGCAGGAATAATGAGTGATAAAAATGCCGAAGTTATTGGGAAACAATATTCAGAACTCGATAAAATGGCCAAACAATTGGGAAGTAAACTTCATGCACCTTATATGAGTTTATCATTTATGGCTTTGTTGGTTATTCCGGCTTTAAAATTAAGTGATAAAGGCTTGTTTGATGGAGGAAAGTTTAAATTTACCTCAGTTGAAGCCTCTTAA
- the tilS gene encoding tRNA lysidine(34) synthetase TilS, with translation MQKDFNNHIDKNLSILKEGRLLIAISGGIDSVVLAYLCKNLNLNFSLAHCNFNLRAEESNKDEDFVLELAEALDVEVFIQNFDTQAYADENKRSIQMAARELRYDWFKELAQQLKFDYILTAHHADDNLETFLINFTRGTGLNGLTGIPMVNGNVVRPLLPFSRLQIEAFAKEQQINWREDASNASRKYLRNKLRHEVVPILKEINPQLLDSFQNTLSHLNDTALILDEQLSEFKKRAIVSDDHLGTTFRVSEFKNTTNPKAYIFETFKHYGFNEWNDILDLLDAESGKLVKSNSHRLIKHRDHLILATLSHAEQSEVSLYIKECDTAINTPFGNLVISEVDAISETPNHIIYVDKNRLKFPLELRLWKTEDLFQPLGMTGKKKVGKYLKDEKTSLVEKENTWVLTSDNNVIWVVGKRGDERFKVKANTKSILKFTV, from the coding sequence GTGCAAAAAGACTTCAATAATCACATCGATAAAAACCTTTCTATTTTAAAAGAGGGTAGGTTACTCATTGCTATTTCGGGTGGAATAGATAGTGTTGTATTGGCATATTTATGTAAAAATTTAAATCTGAATTTTTCGCTCGCACATTGTAATTTTAATTTAAGAGCAGAAGAAAGTAATAAAGATGAAGATTTTGTACTAGAATTGGCCGAAGCGTTAGATGTCGAAGTTTTTATTCAGAATTTTGATACGCAAGCTTATGCTGATGAAAATAAGCGTTCTATTCAGATGGCTGCACGCGAATTGCGTTATGATTGGTTTAAAGAATTGGCACAACAATTAAAATTCGATTATATTTTAACTGCACATCACGCAGATGATAACCTCGAAACCTTTCTCATTAATTTTACAAGAGGAACGGGTTTAAATGGATTAACGGGTATTCCGATGGTAAATGGGAACGTGGTGAGACCTTTATTACCGTTTTCGAGATTACAAATTGAAGCGTTTGCAAAAGAACAGCAAATCAATTGGAGAGAAGATGCTAGCAATGCGTCTCGTAAATATCTGAGGAATAAGCTAAGACACGAAGTCGTGCCGATTTTAAAAGAAATCAATCCGCAATTATTAGATAGTTTTCAAAATACGTTAAGCCATCTTAATGATACCGCATTAATCTTAGACGAGCAATTAAGTGAGTTTAAAAAGCGTGCCATTGTCTCTGATGATCATTTAGGGACAACCTTTAGAGTTTCAGAATTTAAAAACACAACGAATCCTAAAGCGTATATATTCGAAACCTTCAAACATTACGGCTTTAATGAATGGAATGATATTCTCGATTTATTAGATGCAGAATCAGGCAAATTGGTAAAGTCTAATTCACATCGCTTAATCAAACATCGCGACCATTTAATCTTAGCAACGTTATCTCATGCTGAGCAAAGTGAAGTCTCTCTATATATAAAGGAATGTGACACGGCTATAAACACACCTTTTGGTAATTTGGTTATTAGCGAAGTTGATGCGATTTCTGAAACACCGAACCACATTATTTATGTTGATAAAAATCGCTTAAAATTTCCGTTAGAATTAAGACTTTGGAAAACAGAAGACCTGTTTCAGCCCTTAGGGATGACAGGTAAAAAGAAGGTCGGTAAATACCTTAAAGACGAAAAAACCTCTTTAGTAGAAAAAGAAAATACTTGGGTTTTAACTTCAGATAATAACGTAATTTGGGTTGTTGGTAAACGCGGAGATGAGCGTTTTAAAGTGAAAGCTAATACTAAAAGTATACTTAAATTTACTGTTTAA
- a CDS encoding anthranilate synthase component I family protein produces the protein MRTTHLHHPNNIENFKQNLLLWSQQFDDIVWLDSNKHKNQYSNYDAVLAVDAFTTIRTDYFDAFERLKEYQTITDDWIFGYLTYDLKNTTEQLKSNNYDGLNFPDLYFFQPKKLFLIKGNQVEIKYLKMVDDEIEDDLEIIRNGISSESEKSPNDNSIKIKLRIHKDDYFEKVNKMLAHIQRGDIYEANFCQEFYAEDSVINPVETFNKLNAISKPPFASFLKFENNYMMSASPERYIKKDGTTVISQPIKGTAKRSENQAEDLKLAEDLSKDQKERSENIMIVDLVRNDLSHTAIKGSVEVKELCKVYSFLQVHQMISTIQSEVKSETNPVEIIKTTFPMGSMTGVPKLSALKIIENLEETKRGLYSGSIGYFTPHGDFDFNVIIRSILYNQSKQYISYSVGGAITAKSDPLKEYEECLVKAKAMREALEG, from the coding sequence TTGAGAACAACACATCTTCACCATCCTAATAATATTGAAAACTTTAAGCAAAACCTTTTGCTTTGGAGTCAGCAATTTGATGATATCGTTTGGTTAGATTCTAATAAGCATAAGAATCAGTATAGCAATTATGATGCTGTGTTGGCTGTTGATGCTTTTACAACCATACGAACCGATTATTTTGATGCTTTTGAACGCTTGAAAGAGTATCAGACCATAACGGACGACTGGATTTTCGGTTACCTCACTTACGATCTAAAAAACACTACTGAACAGTTAAAATCTAATAATTATGATGGATTAAATTTTCCTGATTTGTATTTCTTTCAACCGAAAAAACTCTTTTTAATTAAAGGTAATCAGGTTGAAATCAAGTACCTAAAAATGGTTGATGATGAGATTGAGGATGATTTAGAAATTATAAGAAATGGTATTTCGAGTGAAAGCGAGAAATCCCCTAACGATAATTCAATAAAAATAAAACTAAGAATTCATAAAGACGACTACTTCGAGAAAGTTAATAAAATGTTAGCTCATATTCAAAGAGGCGATATTTATGAGGCTAATTTTTGTCAAGAATTTTATGCAGAAGACAGTGTTATAAATCCGGTTGAAACCTTTAACAAGCTTAATGCCATTTCAAAACCACCTTTTGCTAGCTTTTTAAAATTCGAAAACAATTATATGATGTCTGCGTCACCAGAACGTTATATTAAAAAAGATGGAACTACTGTAATTTCTCAACCTATTAAAGGAACAGCTAAACGATCTGAAAATCAAGCTGAAGATCTGAAATTAGCGGAAGACTTATCAAAAGACCAAAAAGAACGTAGTGAGAACATCATGATTGTAGATTTGGTAAGGAACGATCTATCACATACAGCCATAAAAGGTAGTGTAGAAGTAAAGGAGCTATGCAAAGTGTATTCGTTTTTGCAAGTGCATCAAATGATTTCTACGATTCAATCTGAAGTAAAATCAGAAACCAATCCTGTAGAGATTATAAAAACAACATTCCCTATGGGAAGTATGACAGGTGTTCCAAAACTCTCGGCTCTAAAAATTATTGAAAATCTCGAAGAAACCAAACGTGGTTTATACTCTGGGTCAATTGGTTATTTCACGCCACATGGTGATTTTGATTTTAATGTGATTATTAGAAGTATTCTATATAACCAATCAAAACAATACATTTCATATTCTGTAGGTGGAGCCATTACAGCAAAGAGCGATCCCTTAAAAGAATATGAAGAGTGCTTAGTTAAAGCAAAAGCTATGCGAGAAGCGTTGGAAGGATAA
- a CDS encoding aldose 1-epimerase family protein: protein MYSLKNDLLQIHIKSKGAELCNITSAKHKTEFMWQANPEFWGSHAPNLFPIIGCMKDDHYIYNNKTYQMPKHGFVRHNDNFTIKNQSDSSITFSLVSNEKLYSYYPFLFEFEITYTLSKNKLMVTHTITNLDDKTLYFSLGGHPAFNCPLSEDENYTDYYLEFEKEEDSQSYLLNMANGLLTNDTKPAFSEGNKIHLRPDLFNEDALVFKDLKSRIVSLKHNTKGNVLTVNFKDFKHLGIWAKPNAPYVCIEPWLGFADHETTDQKIETKEGILSLASDSVFNASYSIEIDHNHL from the coding sequence ATGTATAGTTTAAAAAACGACCTATTACAAATCCATATAAAATCTAAAGGAGCTGAGTTATGTAATATAACTTCAGCAAAACATAAAACCGAATTTATGTGGCAGGCTAATCCTGAGTTTTGGGGAAGTCATGCTCCAAACTTATTTCCAATTATTGGGTGTATGAAAGATGACCACTACATCTACAATAACAAGACATACCAAATGCCAAAGCATGGTTTTGTGAGACACAATGATAATTTCACTATTAAAAATCAGTCAGATTCTAGCATAACGTTTTCACTAGTTTCTAATGAAAAACTGTATTCTTATTACCCTTTCTTATTTGAATTTGAAATTACTTATACACTTTCAAAAAATAAGCTAATGGTGACTCATACGATTACAAATTTAGATGATAAGACACTTTACTTCTCTTTAGGAGGTCATCCTGCTTTTAATTGTCCGCTTTCAGAAGATGAAAATTATACCGATTATTATTTAGAATTTGAAAAAGAAGAAGACAGTCAATCATATTTATTAAATATGGCTAATGGTTTGTTAACCAATGACACCAAACCTGCATTTTCAGAAGGAAACAAAATTCATTTACGTCCAGATCTATTTAATGAGGATGCTTTAGTTTTCAAGGATTTAAAATCGAGAATTGTAAGTTTAAAACACAATACCAAAGGAAATGTGTTAACTGTAAATTTTAAAGATTTTAAACATTTAGGGATTTGGGCAAAACCTAATGCACCATATGTCTGTATTGAACCTTGGTTGGGTTTTGCTGATCACGAAACTACAGATCAAAAGATTGAAACTAAAGAAGGTATTCTAAGTTTGGCATCTGACTCTGTTTTTAACGCTAGTTATAGCATTGAAATTGATCATAACCATTTATAA